One genomic window of Betaproteobacteria bacterium includes the following:
- a CDS encoding aminoacyl-tRNA hydrolase, whose amino-acid sequence MLRRPGAISIDESLIQEQFVRAPGPGGQNVNKVATAVQLRYDLARATLPADMKRRLAALAGSMMTREGELVIQASRYRSQARNREDARTRLLDLLRKASVRPRARIATRPPAAERERRLQSKHRRGLLKRDRRILE is encoded by the coding sequence ATGCTGCGACGACCGGGGGCCATTTCGATCGACGAGTCTCTGATCCAGGAGCAGTTCGTACGCGCGCCCGGACCGGGCGGCCAGAACGTTAACAAAGTGGCCACCGCCGTGCAACTGCGCTACGACCTCGCACGCGCAACCTTGCCCGCCGATATGAAGCGCCGGCTCGCGGCGCTGGCCGGTTCGATGATGACGCGCGAGGGCGAGCTGGTGATCCAGGCGAGCCGCTATCGCAGCCAGGCGCGAAACCGGGAAGACGCGAGGACGCGGCTGCTCGATCTGCTGCGCAAGGCATCGGTTCGTCCGCGCGCGCGGATCGCAACGAGGCCACCCGCAGCCGAGCGCGAACGCCGCCTGCAGTCGAAGCATCGGCGCGGCCTGCTCAAGCGCGACCGGCGCATCTTGGAGTAG
- a CDS encoding disulfide bond formation protein B gives MQLTNRHGYLAGFLVCAGLIGFALYLQYVVGEDPCPLCLLQRIAFMGLGVVFLVAALHDPRRTAAAVYGVLLLLFAAAGAALAGRHVWLQSLPKNMVPECGPGLDYILSRFPLQKAIDMVLRGSGECAEKGWTFLGLSIAGWSLVWFVLLALLAVVVTMRATRDRGRAGHAQMRA, from the coding sequence ATGCAACTCACGAATCGGCACGGTTATCTGGCGGGCTTCCTGGTGTGCGCAGGATTGATCGGGTTCGCCCTTTATCTGCAGTACGTCGTGGGCGAAGACCCTTGCCCGCTGTGCCTGCTGCAGCGAATCGCATTCATGGGTCTGGGCGTGGTATTCCTCGTCGCCGCGCTACACGATCCGCGTCGCACGGCGGCGGCCGTCTACGGCGTGCTGCTGCTGCTGTTTGCGGCCGCGGGCGCGGCGCTCGCCGGGCGACACGTATGGCTGCAAAGCTTGCCCAAGAACATGGTCCCGGAATGCGGACCGGGGCTCGACTACATCCTGTCGCGCTTCCCGTTGCAAAAGGCGATCGACATGGTGCTGCGCGGATCGGGCGAATGCGCGGAAAAAGGCTGGACCTTTCTCGGCCTCAGCATTGCCGGCTGGTCGCTCGTCTGGTTCGTGCTGCTCGCGCTGCTCGCGGTCGTGGTGACGATGCGGGCCACGCGCGACCGTGGTCGTGCGGGACACGCGCAAATGCGCGCCTGA
- a CDS encoding DUF465 domain-containing protein — protein MIEEDLEATRAKLAELHSVHRSLDKMISRLADSPVQDELELRRLKKQKLLLKDQISVLEKRLVPDVPA, from the coding sequence CTGATCGAAGAGGATTTGGAAGCTACGCGCGCCAAACTCGCCGAATTGCACTCCGTACATCGCAGTCTCGACAAGATGATCTCCCGCCTCGCCGACAGCCCCGTACAAGACGAACTCGAGCTGCGGCGCCTGAAGAAACAAAAGCTCCTGCTCAAAGACCAGATCTCGGTGCTCGAGAAACGACTGGTCCCCGATGTGCCAGCCTGA
- a CDS encoding DsbA family oxidoreductase, which produces MGKRRLESALALFRSKLPDEPEPAVRWLPFQLNPDLPAEGIARKTYIERKFGPGGARNYARVAAVGKEVGIDFAFDAITVQPNTVNAHRLMHHAARHEREDAMAESLFRGYFQEGTVLTDLSQLAALGARAGFEPDAVAAYLASDEDRQAVLSADLEARQAGIGGVPFFIFNRRVAVSGAHEPSMLLEAMQQSLA; this is translated from the coding sequence ATCGGCAAACGCCGCCTGGAATCGGCCTTGGCGCTATTCCGCAGCAAGTTGCCCGATGAACCCGAGCCGGCCGTGCGCTGGCTGCCGTTCCAGCTCAATCCGGATCTCCCAGCGGAGGGAATAGCCCGCAAGACCTACATCGAACGCAAGTTCGGTCCCGGCGGCGCCCGCAATTATGCCCGCGTCGCCGCGGTGGGCAAGGAGGTCGGCATCGACTTCGCCTTCGACGCGATCACCGTGCAGCCCAACACCGTCAACGCGCATCGCCTCATGCACCATGCCGCCCGACACGAGCGGGAAGATGCAATGGCCGAGAGCCTGTTCCGTGGTTACTTCCAGGAAGGCACCGTGTTGACGGACTTGTCCCAGCTGGCCGCGCTCGGCGCGCGCGCGGGATTCGAGCCCGATGCGGTGGCCGCTTATCTCGCCTCCGACGAGGACAGGCAAGCGGTGCTGTCAGCCGATCTCGAAGCACGGCAGGCGGGAATCGGCGGCGTTCCATTCTTCATCTTCAATCGACGCGTCGCCGTTTCGGGCGCGCACGAGCCGAGCATGCTGCTCGAAGCGATGCAGCAGTCGCTAGCCTGA
- a CDS encoding 2-dehydropantoate 2-reductase — protein sequence MRIAVMGSGGVGGFVGGRLAHAGCDVRFVARGEHLKVMRANGLVIERDGQDAIRIPNVRAAEDPALLGPVDLVIIAVKLRDTEAAAAAVRPLVTPATAVLSLQNGVTKDDILRREFGAQAVVGGVTYVATRIARPGVIGQTGAVQRVVIGEYDGRPSPRVQSLHDWLTRAGIDAAISDDIRRTLWEKFVFLVGLSSTTATMRVRLGAILGNAQTRAFLLDLMREVVAVGRALGVALPSDYAEQRLAFADTMPQDMTSSLHHDREAGRPLEIEWLAGAVATLGRAHAIPTPLCRAVWDILALHAAGR from the coding sequence ATGAGAATCGCCGTCATGGGCAGCGGAGGCGTAGGCGGCTTCGTCGGCGGACGGCTCGCCCATGCGGGGTGCGATGTGCGCTTCGTCGCGCGAGGCGAGCATCTGAAGGTGATGCGCGCGAACGGGCTGGTGATCGAGCGCGATGGTCAGGACGCCATCCGTATTCCGAACGTGCGAGCCGCGGAGGACCCGGCGCTATTGGGTCCGGTCGACCTGGTCATCATCGCGGTCAAGCTGCGCGACACCGAGGCCGCAGCGGCCGCCGTACGGCCATTGGTGACGCCCGCGACTGCGGTCCTGTCCTTGCAGAACGGCGTGACCAAGGACGACATTCTGCGGCGCGAGTTCGGGGCACAGGCCGTAGTCGGCGGCGTCACCTATGTTGCGACCCGCATCGCCCGGCCCGGTGTCATCGGGCAAACCGGCGCCGTCCAGCGGGTCGTGATCGGCGAATACGACGGCCGTCCGTCGCCGCGCGTGCAGTCGCTGCACGATTGGCTCACGCGTGCGGGCATCGACGCCGCGATCAGCGACGACATTCGTCGCACGCTGTGGGAGAAGTTCGTATTCCTTGTCGGCCTGTCCTCGACCACGGCGACCATGCGAGTGCGCCTCGGCGCCATCCTCGGCAATGCGCAGACGCGGGCGTTCCTGCTGGATCTCATGCGCGAGGTTGTCGCCGTCGGCCGCGCGCTCGGTGTGGCCCTGCCGTCCGACTACGCCGAGCAGAGGCTTGCGTTCGCCGATACCATGCCGCAGGACATGACCTCGTCGCTGCACCACGATCGCGAGGCCGGCCGGCCGCTGGAGATCGAATGGCTCGCCGGTGCGGTCGCCACGCTCGGGCGCGCGCACGCGATCCCCACGCCGCTATGCCGCGCGGTGTGGGACATCCTCGCATTGCATGCCGCCGGCCGATGA